In Aquiflexum balticum DSM 16537, a single genomic region encodes these proteins:
- a CDS encoding cellulase family glycosylhydrolase, whose product MKWLIFLVVFLPLYTLGQTDVFELNQKLGRGMNMGNMFEAPTEGEWGNPFRNDYFQQIKELGFDHVRIPIRWDTPARTQMTPPYTINPVFFARIKEVVDLAIEQDLLVIINMHHHDALFQNPAQNRERFLAQWIQIAEFFKDYPEVLLFEVMNEPHNQLTPELWNQYFAEALVEIRKTNPNRAVMMGTALFGGVAGIFQLDPPEDDNIIVTVHFYNPFTFTHQGAEWVGDQSQNWLGTEWLDLQFEREAIEQEIAPLISFSSERNIPINMGEFGAYSRADMESRVRWTTFVARYLESIGFSWAYWEWSAGFGIFNPQNNQYIQPLVDALLHNEMPEPREAHLVTIYESNFENSNDSWNIFTQQNGQAGLSRSQGILQAAVSRLGTENWHVQLVRSNLSLENGKMYRFSFEAKSEPNISLVSYIGKASSPFNSYSGFQTTRLTDEYLEYSTVFKMSDPSDPNARIVFDMGIELGNTFFRKVKVQELDLVILSVREENPVKPKIYPNPVNDLLTIDLLNPGAQIELYNTMGQKIDSFLINGNHQKVEMGQLPSGVYILRIKSSNQVWEHFRVVKD is encoded by the coding sequence ATGTTTTTGAACTGAACCAAAAACTCGGCAGGGGTATGAACATGGGAAATATGTTCGAGGCTCCGACCGAGGGAGAATGGGGCAATCCTTTCAGGAATGATTATTTTCAACAGATAAAAGAACTTGGTTTTGACCATGTGCGGATTCCGATACGGTGGGATACCCCTGCAAGAACCCAAATGACCCCGCCTTATACCATCAATCCTGTTTTTTTTGCCAGGATCAAGGAAGTTGTTGATTTAGCTATTGAACAGGACCTTTTGGTCATTATTAATATGCACCACCATGATGCGCTTTTTCAAAACCCTGCTCAGAACAGGGAAAGGTTTTTGGCTCAATGGATTCAAATAGCTGAATTTTTCAAAGATTATCCAGAGGTGCTTTTATTTGAGGTCATGAACGAGCCCCACAATCAATTGACTCCAGAATTATGGAATCAATATTTTGCTGAAGCTTTGGTTGAAATCAGGAAAACCAACCCAAATAGGGCTGTGATGATGGGTACTGCTTTGTTTGGAGGTGTAGCAGGAATATTTCAATTGGATCCTCCTGAAGATGACAATATCATTGTGACAGTCCATTTTTATAACCCTTTTACTTTTACCCATCAGGGCGCGGAATGGGTGGGAGATCAATCCCAGAATTGGTTGGGTACCGAATGGTTGGATCTACAATTTGAAAGAGAGGCTATTGAACAGGAAATAGCTCCTCTCATTTCATTTTCCTCAGAAAGGAACATCCCTATCAACATGGGAGAATTTGGCGCTTACAGTCGGGCTGATATGGAGTCGCGGGTAAGGTGGACCACTTTCGTCGCCAGGTATTTGGAATCAATAGGATTCAGTTGGGCTTATTGGGAATGGAGTGCTGGATTTGGGATTTTTAACCCCCAAAACAACCAATACATTCAACCCTTGGTGGATGCGCTACTTCACAATGAAATGCCTGAACCCAGAGAGGCACATTTGGTCACGATTTACGAAAGCAATTTTGAAAATTCCAATGACAGCTGGAATATTTTTACCCAACAGAATGGGCAGGCGGGCCTTTCAAGAAGTCAGGGAATCCTACAGGCTGCTGTTTCCCGTTTAGGCACTGAAAATTGGCATGTGCAATTGGTCAGGAGCAATCTCTCATTGGAGAACGGCAAAATGTATAGGTTCTCGTTTGAAGCAAAGTCGGAACCCAATATTTCTCTTGTTTCTTATATCGGTAAGGCTTCCTCGCCTTTTAACAGTTACAGTGGTTTTCAGACTACCCGACTGACCGATGAATATCTTGAATATTCCACTGTATTTAAGATGAGCGATCCTTCAGATCCCAATGCCAGAATAGTTTTTGACATGGGCATCGAATTGGGAAACACCTTTTTTAGAAAAGTGAAAGTTCAGGAATTGGATTTAGTAATTTTATCAGTCAGAGAAGAAAATCCGGTGAAACCCAAAATCTATCCCAATCCTGTAAATGATCTGTTGACAATTGATCTTTTGAATCCGGGAGCTCAGATTGAGTTATATAATACTATGGGTCAGAAAATCGATTCTTTCTTGATAAATGGGAACCATCAAAAAGTTGAAATGGGGCAACTGCCTTCAGGGGTTTATATACTTAGAATAAAAAGCAGCAATCAGGTTTGGGAACATTTTAGAGTGGTTAAAGACTAA
- a CDS encoding ATP-binding protein — protein MEFKRYLQDRLESQIGKQKVLMLYGSRRTGKTTIIGNIHQNHLEESLILLGEDIQVAELLQLRTVANYRQLIGEKKLVIIDEAQAVPNIGKILKLMIDNVKGITIIATGSSSLDLVNDAGEPLVGRQKEYQLFPLAQTEFGKSENLLETVNKLSERLIYGSYPELTQMDSLDEKEEYLKSMVNSYLLKDLLALTNIKGSDILIKLLKLLAWQVGSQVSTVELGNSLQINKETVERYMDLLSKVFIIFPLGGYSQNLRKEVSKSKKWYFYDNGIRNALINNFSPIHLRNDLGALWEQYFIYERIKFNASQNHYPQYYFWRTYDGQELDLLEIDSQQQMQSFECKWGKSKAKVPVAFAKAYPNAKWELIEKGNYLDWIS, from the coding sequence ATGGAATTTAAACGATATCTTCAAGACAGATTGGAATCCCAAATCGGTAAGCAAAAAGTGCTGATGTTGTATGGCAGTAGAAGAACAGGAAAAACTACTATAATCGGAAATATACATCAAAACCACCTAGAGGAGTCATTAATTTTATTGGGTGAGGATATTCAAGTGGCTGAATTACTTCAGTTACGTACTGTGGCAAATTATCGCCAACTCATTGGTGAAAAGAAACTGGTAATCATAGATGAAGCGCAAGCAGTTCCTAATATTGGGAAAATCCTAAAGCTAATGATAGACAATGTGAAAGGTATCACTATTATTGCCACCGGTAGCAGTAGTCTGGATTTGGTCAATGATGCAGGGGAACCTTTGGTCGGCAGGCAAAAAGAATATCAACTATTCCCCTTAGCACAAACCGAATTTGGCAAATCCGAAAATCTTTTGGAAACTGTCAACAAACTTTCCGAAAGGTTGATTTATGGTAGTTATCCTGAATTGACACAGATGGACAGCCTTGATGAGAAGGAGGAGTATCTCAAATCCATGGTAAATTCATATCTTCTCAAAGATTTATTGGCTTTGACTAATATAAAAGGATCTGATATTTTGATCAAGTTGCTAAAACTGTTGGCTTGGCAGGTCGGAAGTCAAGTCAGTACGGTAGAACTTGGAAACAGCCTTCAGATCAATAAAGAGACCGTGGAAAGATATATGGATTTGCTTTCAAAGGTCTTTATCATTTTTCCGTTGGGAGGATATAGTCAAAATCTTAGAAAAGAGGTCTCCAAGAGTAAGAAATGGTATTTCTATGACAATGGAATCCGAAATGCTCTCATCAATAATTTTAGCCCAATACACCTGAGAAATGATCTTGGGGCACTTTGGGAGCAATATTTCATTTATGAAAGAATAAAATTCAATGCATCACAAAACCATTATCCACAATATTATTTTTGGAGAACTTATGATGGGCAGGAATTGGATTTATTGGAAATAGATAGCCAACAACAGATGCAGTCATTTGAATGCAAATGGGGAAAATCAAAAGCAAAAGTTCCTGTTGCTTTTGCCAAAGCTTACCCAAATGCAAAGTGGGAATTGATTGAAAAGGGAAATTACCTGGATTGGATTAGTTAA